A portion of the Neorhodopirellula lusitana genome contains these proteins:
- the ppk2 gene encoding polyphosphate kinase 2 — protein sequence MSTDQETEHIHDAWLESLDEELEIELDDQRLDAHPNNERPTAESAAALKGERLKYFRELLKLQRELVKLQDWVVEKKEKIVVLFEGRDAAGKGGAIKRITQRLNPRICRVAALPAPSDREQTQWYFQRYVSHLPAGGEIVLFDRSWYNRAGVERVMGFCTDDQYEDFLETVPTFERMLADSGIRLLKYWFSISDQEQKARFEARIHDPLKQWKLSPMDLQSRKRWEQYTKAKEIMLQRTHHADAPWWIINGDDKKSARLNCIHHFLDQIPYQEIPRPTIELPERKCSDDYSRKPVADQLIVPEIY from the coding sequence ATGAGTACCGATCAAGAAACCGAACATATTCACGACGCATGGCTTGAGTCTCTAGACGAAGAGCTGGAAATTGAGTTGGACGATCAGCGTTTGGATGCCCATCCAAACAACGAACGACCGACTGCAGAATCAGCAGCAGCTTTGAAAGGCGAGCGGCTAAAGTACTTCCGCGAACTACTGAAGTTGCAACGCGAACTCGTCAAGCTTCAGGACTGGGTCGTTGAAAAGAAAGAAAAGATCGTCGTGCTCTTCGAAGGTCGCGATGCGGCTGGGAAAGGCGGCGCGATTAAACGCATTACCCAACGACTGAACCCTCGAATTTGCCGCGTCGCCGCGCTGCCAGCTCCAAGCGACCGCGAACAAACCCAGTGGTATTTCCAACGGTACGTCAGCCACCTACCCGCCGGCGGTGAGATCGTTTTGTTCGATCGCAGTTGGTACAACCGCGCGGGCGTCGAACGCGTGATGGGATTCTGCACGGACGATCAATACGAAGACTTCCTGGAAACAGTCCCCACGTTCGAGCGAATGCTGGCGGACTCTGGAATTCGTTTGCTGAAGTACTGGTTCTCGATCTCCGACCAAGAACAAAAGGCTCGCTTTGAGGCCCGCATTCACGACCCACTGAAACAGTGGAAATTGAGCCCGATGGACTTGCAATCACGAAAACGATGGGAGCAGTACACCAAGGCGAAAGAAATCATGTTGCAACGCACTCATCATGCCGACGCACCCTGGTGGATCATCAATGGCGACGACAAAAAATCAGCTCGGTTGAACTGCATCCACCACTTCCTTGACCAGATCCCTTATCAAGAGATCCCGCGGCCCACCATCGAATTACCCGAACGCAAATGTTCGGATGACTACAGCCGCAAGCCCGTCGCTGACCAACTCATCGTCCCAGAGATCTACTAG
- a CDS encoding cysteine desulfurase family protein yields MSLIYLDFNRTTPVAPSVIESMQAFWSTHFMLPSQSHVHASAVSEAVENAREGVSMLLGCDPFEVVFTSGGTEANNLGVLGAAMVCRSGGLPSDLISHYPCNGDGPTPHALVSEVEDESVIAASRQLRLLGWEVETVPCNEYGIVSPEAFESRFRETTHLACLQLANPVLGTIQPIRKLADLCHNRGIRVHCDATAAVGRIPIDVNILRVDTLSLTAHKIYGPKGAGALFVRRGLDLHPISYGESREMGLRAGSENVPGIVGLGAAASLTARCVDEAQATLNELCERLIDGLRSTLDGRVTVLSEHHDRLPNTICIEMGCEARRLQKAARQIVVASAQSISPPDEMTRTLRAIGRTEKQIGRTLRFSVGWTTSREQIDKVVNLLAEASEVILS; encoded by the coding sequence GTGTCGCTGATCTATCTCGACTTCAACCGCACCACGCCTGTCGCCCCTTCGGTGATTGAGTCCATGCAGGCGTTCTGGTCGACACACTTCATGTTGCCTTCGCAGTCCCATGTGCATGCGTCGGCGGTGAGTGAAGCCGTGGAGAATGCGCGCGAAGGTGTCTCGATGCTGTTGGGGTGCGACCCTTTTGAGGTGGTCTTCACCAGCGGTGGTACCGAGGCCAACAACTTGGGCGTGCTGGGGGCCGCGATGGTTTGTCGATCCGGAGGTCTGCCTTCGGACTTGATCAGCCACTATCCATGCAATGGGGATGGCCCGACGCCCCATGCCTTGGTTTCTGAAGTTGAGGACGAGTCGGTCATCGCTGCGTCGCGTCAGCTTCGGCTTCTGGGTTGGGAGGTCGAGACTGTTCCTTGCAACGAATATGGAATTGTTTCGCCGGAAGCTTTTGAATCTCGATTCCGCGAAACAACTCATCTGGCTTGTTTGCAGCTAGCCAATCCTGTCTTGGGTACGATCCAGCCGATCCGAAAGTTGGCGGATCTTTGTCACAACCGTGGCATCCGTGTGCATTGTGATGCGACCGCTGCCGTGGGACGCATCCCAATTGACGTCAACATACTGCGTGTTGATACGTTGTCATTGACGGCGCATAAAATCTACGGCCCCAAAGGAGCTGGTGCGTTGTTCGTCCGTCGCGGGTTGGACTTGCATCCGATTTCCTATGGTGAATCTCGTGAGATGGGACTGCGAGCGGGCAGCGAGAATGTGCCTGGCATCGTTGGGCTTGGCGCTGCGGCGTCGCTGACGGCTCGTTGCGTCGATGAAGCTCAAGCCACGCTGAACGAGTTGTGCGAACGCTTGATTGATGGCCTGCGATCCACTCTGGATGGGCGCGTCACGGTTTTGTCCGAGCATCATGATCGCTTGCCTAACACGATTTGTATCGAGATGGGCTGTGAAGCTCGGCGGTTGCAAAAAGCGGCGAGACAGATCGTGGTCGCGTCGGCACAGTCGATCAGTCCGCCGGATGAGATGACTCGCACGCTTCGTGCGATCGGCCGAACCGAAAAGCAGATCGGCCGCACGCTTCGCTTCTCGGTGGGTTGGACGACCAGCCGCGAGCAGATCGACAAGGTCGTTAACCTGCTGGCCGAAGCCAGCGAAGTGATCCTGTCCTAA